The following is a genomic window from Lysinibacillus sp. G4S2.
ACGAAGGAAGATGCAAAAGGCGAAATTGTACGTGGCATTGAATCCGTAGATATGGCCATAAGTGCCCCGCAAATGCTGAAGGGGGAATACTCGGTGAATGTAGGCGGCAATATTAATGCCTTCTCTGCAAAAGCCCCACTTGGAGTTGTTGCGACGATTGCCCCATTTAATTTCCCTGTCATGGTCCCACTTGCGATTACAAGTATGGCGGTTGCGGTAGGAAATGCAGTTATTTTAAAGCCGTCTGAGCGGGTGCCAATCTCAGCATTATATTTAAGTAAATTATGGAAAGAGGCGGGGCTGCCAGATGGAATTTGGACTGTCGTTAATGGTGATAAAGAGGCGGTAAATGAACTGCTAGAAAATAAAGAGATACAAGCAATTTCATTTGTTGGATCCACACCTGTTGCGGAGTATATTTACCAAACGGGGACGAAGCACAATAAGCGTGTCGCTGCATTTGGTGGCGGGAAAAACTTTATGATTGTCATGCCAGATGCAAACCTAGAGCAAACAGCTAATGCCTTTTTAGGTGCAGCATTTGGAGCGGCGTCCCAGCGTTGTATGGCTATTTCAGGAGCGATCGTCGTTGGGAAAGATACTGAACAAAGTTTTACAGAGATATTAAAGGAGAAAGTCTTGAACTTAAAGGTTGGTCCATATACAGATGACGAGGTAGACTTTGGCCCAGTTATTACACAGCAATCGAAAGATACCATTCTTCGATATATCGAAGGTGCTATTGCGGAAGGGGCCAATCTTGTAACGGACGGTCGAAATCCGAAAATATGTGAAACATCAAAAGGCTTTTATCTTGGTCCGACATTGTTAAATAATGTAACGCCAAATATGACCATTTTTAAAGAGGAAGTTTTTGGCCCTGCGCGTATTGTTGTAGGCGTTGAAACCTTACAAGAAGCTATTGATTTAATTAATGACCATGAACTCGGGAATGGTGTCACGATGTTTACAAGGAGCGGTTCGGCAGCACGTAAATTCCAGGAAGAAATTGAAGTAGGTATGGTAGGCGTGAATGTTCCGATTCCAATTCCAGTTGGCTATCACAACTTTGGTGGTTGGAAGCGTTCAAAGTTTGGCGAAGGACATATGTTTGGGCCGGATCAAGCACGATTCTTTACGAAAGCGAAAACGATTTCTGAACGCTGGCCGGATGAAACGGAGGATACGACAAGTTCCTTTGCATTCCCAAGCAATAACGATGTGACTAAATGAAAAAATCATAAAGGGGTGTATAGATGTGGTTCAAGTAAATCTTAACAATGATATTTTAAAGAAAGATGAACAATATGTATGGCATTCAATGAAACCTTACAACCCACAAGCGACATATGT
Proteins encoded in this region:
- a CDS encoding CoA-acylating methylmalonate-semialdehyde dehydrogenase codes for the protein MTVQQKVKTLSHFINGVETAGTSGRYAEVFNPTTGEVIAQVPLATRDEVKQAIQLAKAAFPAWKKASIGKRIEVLHRFRQLLVERQDELIEVICEESGKTKEDAKGEIVRGIESVDMAISAPQMLKGEYSVNVGGNINAFSAKAPLGVVATIAPFNFPVMVPLAITSMAVAVGNAVILKPSERVPISALYLSKLWKEAGLPDGIWTVVNGDKEAVNELLENKEIQAISFVGSTPVAEYIYQTGTKHNKRVAAFGGGKNFMIVMPDANLEQTANAFLGAAFGAASQRCMAISGAIVVGKDTEQSFTEILKEKVLNLKVGPYTDDEVDFGPVITQQSKDTILRYIEGAIAEGANLVTDGRNPKICETSKGFYLGPTLLNNVTPNMTIFKEEVFGPARIVVGVETLQEAIDLINDHELGNGVTMFTRSGSAARKFQEEIEVGMVGVNVPIPIPVGYHNFGGWKRSKFGEGHMFGPDQARFFTKAKTISERWPDETEDTTSSFAFPSNNDVTK